In Microbacterium lushaniae, the following are encoded in one genomic region:
- a CDS encoding DNA helicase produces MSVSRKRKKELRKLQEQATKLWESQQVLLNQSANVAREAGRQIGNYGREQVVPVVQQSYGKYAAPYLDKSVQLSRHLLTDKVVPTAGAVVGSAMSVWDAANDTRTRLASGRGLALPDAKTYAKKADKYGKKATKALSAKFAEPKRSGMGAGGVIAILLGIAAAAGVVYAAWQTLRADDELWVADDPLRAPDA; encoded by the coding sequence GTGAGCGTCAGCCGCAAGCGTAAGAAAGAACTCCGCAAGCTCCAGGAGCAGGCGACCAAGCTTTGGGAGTCGCAGCAGGTGCTGCTGAACCAGAGCGCGAACGTCGCCCGCGAGGCCGGGCGTCAGATCGGCAACTACGGCCGCGAGCAGGTGGTCCCCGTCGTACAGCAGAGCTACGGCAAGTACGCCGCCCCCTACCTCGACAAGAGTGTGCAGCTGTCGCGGCACCTCCTGACCGACAAGGTCGTCCCCACCGCGGGTGCCGTCGTCGGATCGGCGATGTCGGTGTGGGATGCCGCGAACGACACCCGCACGCGTCTTGCTTCGGGCCGCGGCCTGGCCCTACCGGACGCGAAGACCTACGCGAAGAAGGCCGACAAGTACGGCAAGAAGGCGACCAAGGCGCTGTCGGCGAAGTTCGCCGAGCCCAAGCGCTCGGGCATGGGCGCCGGCGGCGTCATCGCGATCCTCCTCGGGATCGCCGCTGCGGCCGGCGTCGTCTACGCGGCCTGGCAGACCCTGCGCGCCGACGACGAACTCTGGGTCGCCGACGACCCGCTGCGCGCGCCTGACGCGTGA
- a CDS encoding class E sortase yields the protein MAESETVVARRARRTRPRRRVSIVGILGEVLITVGAVVLLYVAWQLWIGDVIYAAEKNRAGVELSEQWQQEVGPAVPTEDPAPEESVTPADPAAIEPVILPQPGDAEIFGVMHIPRFGADYAMPIAGGVSRPRTLDPIGIGHYPDTAMPGEVGNFALAAHRTTFGKPFNRIADLRLGDAIVVETKEGWYTYRFRTLEYVTPDAVDVLLDVPQQPEVPAGERYITLTSCSPMNSMAERIVGYGLFESFMPRSGDAVPPALTEALS from the coding sequence GTGGCGGAGAGCGAGACGGTGGTGGCCCGGCGTGCGCGACGCACGCGGCCGAGGCGACGCGTCTCCATCGTCGGCATCCTCGGCGAGGTGCTCATCACCGTCGGTGCGGTGGTGCTGCTGTACGTCGCGTGGCAGCTGTGGATCGGCGACGTGATCTACGCGGCGGAGAAGAACCGGGCCGGCGTCGAGCTGTCCGAGCAGTGGCAGCAGGAGGTGGGACCGGCCGTCCCCACCGAGGACCCGGCACCCGAGGAGTCCGTCACCCCGGCCGATCCGGCGGCGATCGAGCCGGTGATCCTCCCCCAGCCCGGTGATGCCGAGATCTTCGGGGTCATGCACATCCCCCGCTTCGGCGCGGATTACGCCATGCCGATCGCGGGAGGCGTGAGTCGCCCCCGCACGCTCGACCCGATCGGCATCGGCCACTACCCCGACACCGCGATGCCGGGAGAGGTGGGAAACTTCGCCCTCGCCGCCCACCGCACCACCTTCGGCAAGCCCTTCAACCGCATCGCGGACCTGCGGCTGGGCGATGCCATCGTGGTGGAGACGAAGGAGGGCTGGTACACCTACCGCTTCCGTACGCTGGAGTACGTCACACCCGACGCGGTGGACGTGCTGCTGGATGTCCCGCAGCAGCCCGAAGTCCCTGCGGGAGAGCGGTACATCACCTTGACCAGCTGCAGTCCGATGAACTCCATGGCCGAGCGGATCGTGGGCTACGGCCTGTTCGAGTCGTTCATGCCCCGCAGCGGGGACGCGGTACCGCCCGCGCTGACCGAGGCCCTGAGCTGA
- a CDS encoding peptidylprolyl isomerase: protein MPSHSAVATIHTNHGDIVVNLFGDQAPRTVQNFIGLSDGSQAWTHPATGQPGEGPLYSDVIFHRIIPGFMIQGGDPLGQGVGGPGYNFNDEISPELDFNAPYKLAMANAGMRRNAITGNLEGTNGSQFFITTDPTPWLQGKHTIFGEVADDASKAVVDAIAAVPTAAGDRPIEPVVISSIDVVPV, encoded by the coding sequence ATGCCATCCCATAGCGCCGTCGCCACCATCCACACCAACCACGGCGACATCGTCGTCAACCTGTTCGGGGATCAGGCCCCTCGCACCGTGCAGAACTTCATCGGGCTCTCCGATGGATCGCAGGCGTGGACCCACCCCGCGACCGGTCAGCCCGGCGAGGGACCCCTGTACTCGGATGTCATCTTCCACCGCATCATCCCGGGCTTCATGATCCAGGGCGGCGACCCGCTCGGTCAGGGCGTGGGCGGACCGGGCTACAACTTCAACGACGAGATCAGCCCCGAACTCGACTTCAACGCCCCCTACAAGCTGGCCATGGCCAACGCCGGGATGCGCCGCAACGCCATCACCGGCAACCTCGAAGGCACCAACGGCTCGCAGTTCTTCATCACCACCGACCCGACGCCGTGGCTCCAGGGCAAGCACACGATCTTCGGCGAGGTCGCCGACGACGCCTCCAAGGCCGTCGTCGACGCCATCGCCGCCGTTCCCACGGCGGCGGGCGACCGTCCGATCGAGCCGGTGGTCATCAGCTCGATCGACGTCGTCCCGGTCTGA
- a CDS encoding cell division protein CrgA, with protein MARTGSGEDPIAQRSEGAAAPNPVWFKPVMLGLMVIGLIWVLVFYLSGTNYPIPGIGAWNLAIGFGIAFIGFLMTTRWR; from the coding sequence ATGGCACGAACTGGCAGCGGCGAAGACCCGATCGCCCAGCGCAGCGAAGGTGCTGCGGCACCCAATCCGGTGTGGTTCAAGCCGGTGATGCTGGGGCTCATGGTGATCGGCTTGATCTGGGTGCTCGTCTTCTATCTGAGCGGCACCAATTACCCGATCCCGGGCATCGGCGCGTGGAACCTCGCGATCGGCTTCGGCATCGCGTTCATCGGCTTCCTGATGACCACCCGCTGGCGCTAA
- a CDS encoding TetR/AcrR family transcriptional regulator, with protein sequence MPRASAADAARTAHRILDAALERFTAEGYAAASVDDIARAAGVTRGAVYHHYTDKRGLLRAAARAGHERVASAVVRRAEGESDPAEQLRAGCHAFVDSITTDAAARLLLIEAPAVLGWSEWRGLDAAASVAELRDAVAQVAPASEVEALTQLLSGAMNEGALWVMERDRHPQARAALHRSLDRLIDAATHPRGDVR encoded by the coding sequence ATGCCTCGCGCTTCTGCCGCCGACGCGGCCCGCACCGCCCACCGCATCCTCGACGCGGCCCTCGAGCGGTTCACCGCCGAGGGATACGCCGCCGCCTCCGTCGACGACATCGCGCGCGCCGCAGGCGTCACACGAGGTGCCGTGTACCACCACTACACCGACAAGCGCGGCCTCCTGCGGGCCGCGGCACGGGCAGGACACGAGCGCGTGGCTTCGGCGGTGGTGCGGCGGGCGGAGGGCGAATCCGACCCCGCGGAGCAGCTGCGGGCGGGATGTCATGCCTTCGTCGACAGCATCACCACAGATGCCGCCGCCCGCCTTCTTCTGATCGAGGCGCCGGCCGTGCTCGGATGGTCGGAGTGGCGCGGACTGGATGCCGCGGCGTCCGTCGCCGAACTGCGTGACGCGGTCGCCCAGGTCGCACCCGCGAGTGAGGTGGAAGCCCTCACGCAGCTGCTCTCCGGCGCGATGAACGAAGGCGCGCTCTGGGTCATGGAGCGCGATCGCCATCCGCAGGCGCGAGCAGCGCTCCACCGGTCACTGGACCGGCTGATCGATGCGGCCACGCATCCGCGCGGAGATGTGCGCTGA
- a CDS encoding anthranilate synthase component II has protein sequence MSGFRVVVVDNHDSFVHTLAGYIRQLGAEVTLIEADAVRPDDAASVIADAEAVLVSPGPGDPEHAGASIDIVRAAADGGVPLLGVCLGHQAIGVAFGATVDHAPELMHGLTSLVDHDATGLFRGLARPMVATRYHSLTIVPESLPPELAVTAVTESGVIMGVAHRSAPIQGVQFHPESILTEGGHRLLGNWLASAGLAGADERGRRLHPRGAVTAPCTP, from the coding sequence GTGAGCGGCTTCCGCGTGGTCGTGGTGGACAACCACGACAGCTTCGTGCACACCCTCGCCGGCTACATCCGGCAATTGGGCGCGGAGGTCACGCTCATCGAGGCCGACGCGGTGCGCCCGGACGACGCGGCGTCCGTCATCGCGGATGCGGAGGCGGTGCTGGTGTCTCCCGGACCGGGCGACCCCGAGCATGCGGGTGCGTCCATCGACATCGTGCGCGCGGCGGCGGACGGCGGCGTGCCGCTGCTGGGCGTCTGTCTGGGTCACCAGGCGATCGGCGTCGCCTTCGGAGCCACTGTCGACCACGCACCCGAGCTCATGCACGGCCTCACCTCCCTCGTCGACCACGACGCGACCGGCCTGTTCCGGGGCCTGGCCCGCCCCATGGTCGCCACGCGCTATCACTCCCTCACGATCGTGCCGGAGTCGCTGCCCCCGGAGCTGGCGGTCACCGCCGTCACCGAGTCGGGCGTCATCATGGGTGTCGCCCACCGCAGTGCGCCCATCCAGGGTGTGCAGTTCCACCCCGAGAGCATCCTCACCGAGGGCGGTCACCGGCTCCTGGGCAATTGGCTGGCCTCGGCGGGCCTGGCCGGAGCCGACGAACGCGGACGCCGTCTGCACCCGCGAGGGGCGGTCACGGCCCCGTGCACACCGTGA
- a CDS encoding aminoacyl-tRNA deacylase produces the protein MSDDSTSRVRDAAAARGLEVELVERPAASSLSEAAALLGLTPADIVKTLVVKRADDTYLFALVPGDRAISWPKLRAVVGVNRLQLPDAERALAATGYARGTIVPLGSTTEWPVYADESIRGRRIAMGAGAHGYSLFVDADALIAAYDATVADITVEAPAS, from the coding sequence GTGAGCGACGACTCCACCTCGAGGGTCCGTGACGCGGCTGCCGCGCGCGGCCTCGAGGTGGAGTTGGTGGAGCGGCCCGCCGCATCCAGCCTTTCCGAGGCAGCGGCCCTGCTGGGTCTGACCCCCGCCGACATCGTCAAGACGCTCGTGGTCAAACGAGCGGACGACACGTACCTGTTCGCCCTGGTCCCCGGTGATCGGGCGATCTCGTGGCCGAAGCTGCGGGCCGTCGTCGGGGTCAATCGCCTCCAGCTGCCCGACGCCGAGCGGGCGCTGGCGGCGACGGGGTACGCCCGCGGCACGATCGTCCCGCTCGGCAGCACCACCGAGTGGCCGGTCTATGCCGACGAGAGCATCCGAGGACGCCGCATCGCGATGGGGGCGGGCGCGCACGGCTACAGCCTGTTCGTCGACGCCGACGCGCTCATCGCCGCCTATGACGCGACGGTCGCCGACATCACCGTCGAGGCGCCCGCGAGCTGA
- a CDS encoding rhomboid family intramembrane serine protease, which produces MTTDEFHRNRDNFCYRHPDRQSFVLCQRCLRTICPECQTQAAVGVICPECLAEQRAAATPAQRKAERRWSRPAAMTATSGRPTVTYSIIAVTALVFVVTLIPGIGRVVEGYLSFYAPAIYPQISGVFQPWRVLTVALVHSGFWHVGLNMLALWFIGRSLEPLLGAARFLLLYVLSAAGGSVAVALLAPNVPVVGASGAIFGLFGALLVIGRHLGANIRVIAILIGVNFALPFVLALISAAGTGSFAGALSAIQISWQSHLGGLIVGAAVGLIYARTRAVRQARLRVGLLVALSALLVGLLALPPVLYA; this is translated from the coding sequence GTGACCACGGACGAGTTCCACCGCAACCGCGACAACTTCTGCTATCGGCATCCCGATCGGCAGAGTTTCGTCCTGTGTCAGCGGTGCCTGCGCACGATCTGCCCGGAGTGTCAGACGCAGGCCGCCGTCGGGGTCATCTGCCCGGAGTGCTTGGCCGAGCAGCGTGCGGCGGCGACGCCGGCGCAGCGCAAGGCGGAGCGGCGCTGGTCGCGTCCGGCCGCGATGACCGCGACGAGCGGCCGTCCTACGGTGACGTACTCGATCATCGCCGTCACTGCGCTGGTGTTCGTGGTGACCCTGATCCCCGGGATCGGCCGGGTCGTCGAGGGGTACCTGTCGTTCTACGCCCCCGCGATCTATCCACAGATCAGCGGTGTCTTCCAGCCGTGGCGCGTCCTGACCGTCGCCCTGGTCCACAGCGGGTTCTGGCACGTGGGTCTGAACATGCTGGCGCTGTGGTTCATCGGACGCAGCCTCGAGCCGCTCCTGGGCGCCGCGCGGTTCCTCCTGCTGTACGTGCTCAGCGCAGCGGGCGGCTCGGTCGCCGTCGCGCTGCTGGCGCCGAACGTGCCCGTGGTCGGGGCCTCCGGGGCGATCTTCGGTCTGTTCGGCGCCCTGCTGGTGATCGGGCGGCATCTGGGCGCCAATATCCGCGTGATCGCGATCCTGATCGGGGTGAACTTCGCGTTGCCGTTCGTCCTGGCGCTCATCTCCGCCGCCGGAACCGGTTCGTTCGCGGGCGCCCTCTCGGCGATCCAGATCTCGTGGCAGTCGCACCTGGGCGGGCTGATCGTCGGAGCCGCCGTCGGGCTGATCTATGCGCGCACGCGCGCAGTGCGGCAGGCGCGGTTGAGGGTGGGCCTGCTGGTCGCGCTGTCGGCGCTGCTGGTCGGGCTCCTCGCCCTTCCGCCGGTCCTCTACGCGTAA
- a CDS encoding peptidoglycan D,D-transpeptidase FtsI family protein: MTKELRRLSILMLVMFLALFGSTSVIQVVQADDLARNPANTRALYDSYEVQRGSIIAGGTAIASSVPSDDVYSWQRVYVDADMWAPVTGYINPVLGSATGLEQAMTQALSGTADSQFLSRLDRIVTGQPPRGSNVETSLDPVVQRAAFDALAGLQGAVIAIEPDTGRVLAMATSPSYDTNTLASHDTEAVEAAYEALLDDPADPLANRAIAGDLNPPGSTFKLVVVSAALASGEYTPDSTLPNPALYQLPQSSRTVRNAGGGTCGPGEEVTIADALRLSCNIPMAELAVRLGDDAIREEAEKYGFNRAFELPLTSTPSSYPSGLDDAQTALSGFGQGRVIATPLQMAMVSAGVANGGIVMNPRMVDAVIGPDLTVQETFDSTEYGRALEEQLADELAGMMVANVREGAASGARIDGVQVAGKTGTAENGDRPYTLWFTGFAPADDPQVAVAVVVEAGGGQGQSGSGDTIAAPIAKKVMEAVLGR, translated from the coding sequence ATGACGAAAGAGCTCCGCCGCCTCAGCATCCTCATGCTGGTGATGTTCCTGGCCCTGTTCGGGTCGACGAGCGTCATCCAGGTCGTGCAGGCCGACGATCTGGCCCGCAACCCGGCCAACACGCGCGCCCTGTACGACTCCTACGAGGTCCAGCGCGGATCGATCATCGCCGGCGGCACCGCCATCGCATCCTCGGTGCCCTCCGACGATGTCTACAGCTGGCAGCGCGTGTATGTCGATGCCGACATGTGGGCCCCCGTCACCGGCTACATCAACCCGGTGCTGGGTTCGGCCACCGGGCTCGAGCAGGCGATGACGCAGGCGCTCAGCGGCACCGCCGATTCGCAGTTCCTCTCGCGCCTCGATCGGATCGTGACCGGTCAGCCGCCGCGCGGGTCGAACGTGGAGACCTCCCTGGATCCGGTCGTCCAGCGCGCCGCCTTCGACGCCCTCGCCGGCCTGCAGGGAGCGGTCATCGCCATCGAGCCCGACACCGGACGCGTGCTGGCGATGGCCACGAGCCCCAGCTACGACACGAATACGCTCGCCTCCCACGACACCGAAGCCGTGGAGGCGGCGTACGAGGCGCTCCTGGACGACCCCGCCGATCCGCTCGCCAACCGCGCGATCGCGGGCGACCTCAACCCGCCGGGTTCGACGTTCAAGCTGGTCGTGGTCTCGGCCGCGCTGGCGTCGGGGGAGTACACGCCCGATTCGACGCTGCCCAACCCGGCGCTGTACCAGCTGCCGCAGTCATCCCGCACCGTGCGCAACGCCGGCGGCGGCACGTGCGGCCCCGGCGAAGAGGTCACGATCGCCGACGCCCTGCGACTGAGCTGCAACATCCCGATGGCCGAGCTCGCCGTGCGCCTGGGTGACGACGCGATCCGCGAGGAGGCGGAGAAGTACGGTTTCAACCGCGCCTTCGAGCTTCCGCTCACCTCGACGCCCTCGTCCTACCCCAGCGGACTGGATGACGCGCAGACCGCGCTGTCGGGCTTCGGTCAGGGCCGGGTCATCGCCACGCCGCTGCAGATGGCGATGGTGTCGGCGGGGGTGGCCAACGGTGGGATCGTGATGAATCCGCGGATGGTGGACGCCGTGATCGGACCGGACCTGACCGTCCAGGAGACCTTCGACAGCACGGAGTACGGCCGTGCGCTGGAGGAGCAGCTCGCCGACGAGCTGGCGGGCATGATGGTCGCCAATGTCCGTGAGGGTGCGGCCTCCGGTGCAAGAATAGACGGGGTGCAGGTGGCCGGTAAGACGGGCACCGCGGAGAACGGCGACCGCCCTTACACGCTCTGGTTCACCGGCTTCGCGCCGGCGGATGACCCACAGGTCGCCGTGGCGGTTGTGGTCGAAGCCGGCGGAGGACAAGGACAGTCGGGGAGCGGAGACACCATCGCCGCTCCCATCGCGAAGAAGGTCATGGAGGCGGTGCTGGGTAGATGA
- a CDS encoding VOC family protein, translating into MTLTAFYPVVQTAEPRRAADFFIERLGFEETFGADWYVSLRHGAHELAFLQDAHPTIPEGYRGPASGLLLDVEVDDAAAEYRRFTEAGDVEMRLELRDEPFGQRHFIFEAPGRVLVDVIEEIPPAPEFSAAFAR; encoded by the coding sequence ATGACCTTGACCGCTTTCTACCCCGTCGTCCAGACCGCCGAGCCCCGTCGCGCCGCCGACTTCTTCATCGAGCGTCTCGGGTTCGAGGAGACCTTCGGCGCCGACTGGTACGTGAGTCTGCGCCACGGTGCGCACGAGCTGGCCTTCCTGCAGGACGCCCATCCGACGATCCCCGAGGGATACCGCGGTCCCGCTTCGGGACTGCTGCTGGACGTGGAGGTGGACGACGCGGCCGCCGAGTATCGGCGGTTCACCGAGGCGGGGGACGTCGAGATGCGGCTGGAGCTGCGGGATGAGCCGTTCGGACAGCGCCATTTCATCTTCGAAGCTCCGGGCCGGGTGCTGGTGGACGTGATCGAGGAGATCCCGCCGGCACCGGAGTTCTCGGCCGCTTTCGCGCGCTGA
- a CDS encoding NUDIX hydrolase translates to MDMRVAAYAIVTDADDRVLLAHWNEGRHAAWTLPGGGLEPGEDPEHAARREVLEETGFRVVLDELLGIHSRVIPAGDRLSSDATGPLQALRIVYRAHVTGGRLQDEVGGSTDQADWFTLEQIEALPRVKLVDIGLRMAGLRDGPGPRDG, encoded by the coding sequence ATGGACATGAGGGTCGCCGCCTACGCCATCGTCACGGATGCGGACGACCGCGTGCTGCTCGCACACTGGAACGAAGGCCGCCACGCCGCCTGGACGCTCCCTGGGGGCGGACTGGAGCCGGGCGAGGATCCCGAACACGCGGCGCGCCGGGAAGTGCTCGAGGAGACCGGCTTCCGCGTCGTGCTCGATGAGCTGCTCGGCATCCACTCCCGCGTGATCCCCGCCGGCGACCGCCTCAGCAGCGATGCCACCGGCCCGCTCCAGGCACTGCGGATCGTCTACCGCGCACACGTCACCGGCGGACGGCTGCAGGACGAGGTCGGTGGATCCACGGACCAGGCCGACTGGTTCACCCTCGAGCAGATCGAAGCACTCCCCCGCGTGAAGCTCGTGGACATCGGGCTCCGGATGGCCGGCCTGCGCGACGGGCCCGGACCGCGGGACGGGTGA
- a CDS encoding FtsW/RodA/SpoVE family cell cycle protein, whose product MATGTPLARPSAPADGVSTDTAVVRALRRLRVPQTQRNRELALLLFALVLNLAAVTLVDLGTGRTPGTDVALYGGLPVALALALHVVLRLRARDADPFVLPIATLLTGLGIAEIYRIDIARDHLGWDASSTRQLAWSALAIGGALALVLLLRNYRVLFRYTYLFGLAGVLLLLLPFVPGLGTNQNADVWVSVGGLFQFQPGELAKIALAIFFAGYLVRTRESLTSVGTRFLWMTWPRARELGPLLVIWLVSLGIIVLQRDLGTGLLLFGMFVAMLYVATGKTSWVLIGVVLAGGGAFLASRVLPYVGARFSNWLDAFNPDLINGSSYQLVQGIFGLAQGGLIGTGLGQGRPYLTPLSQSDYILPSLGEELGLVGVFAILCLYMVFASRGVRIGLAGQDDFGKLLATGLSFTIALQVFIMVGGVTRLIPLTGLTTPFLTAGGSSLISNWLIVALLLRISDAVRSRPRVVIG is encoded by the coding sequence ATGGCGACCGGAACGCCTCTCGCCCGCCCGTCCGCTCCGGCCGACGGCGTGAGCACCGACACCGCGGTCGTGCGGGCGCTGCGCCGCCTGCGCGTGCCGCAGACCCAGCGCAACCGCGAGCTGGCGCTGCTGCTGTTCGCCCTCGTGCTCAACCTCGCCGCCGTGACCCTGGTCGACCTGGGCACCGGCCGCACACCGGGAACCGATGTCGCCCTCTACGGCGGACTCCCCGTCGCCCTCGCGCTCGCCCTCCACGTCGTCCTGCGCCTGCGCGCGCGCGACGCCGACCCGTTCGTGCTCCCGATCGCGACGCTGCTGACGGGCCTGGGCATCGCGGAGATCTACCGCATCGACATCGCCCGCGACCACCTAGGGTGGGATGCCTCGTCCACGCGGCAGCTCGCCTGGTCGGCGCTCGCGATCGGCGGCGCGCTGGCCCTGGTCCTGCTGCTGCGCAACTACCGCGTGCTGTTCCGCTACACGTACCTGTTCGGCCTGGCCGGTGTCCTGCTGCTCCTGCTGCCGTTCGTCCCTGGGCTGGGCACCAACCAGAACGCCGACGTGTGGGTCTCGGTGGGTGGGCTGTTCCAGTTCCAGCCGGGCGAGCTGGCGAAGATCGCGCTGGCGATCTTCTTCGCCGGCTACCTCGTCCGCACGCGCGAGAGCCTCACCTCGGTGGGCACGCGCTTCCTGTGGATGACGTGGCCCCGCGCGCGCGAACTCGGTCCCCTGCTGGTGATCTGGCTCGTCTCGCTCGGCATCATCGTGCTGCAGCGAGACCTGGGAACAGGGCTGCTCCTGTTCGGCATGTTCGTGGCGATGCTGTACGTGGCCACCGGCAAGACGAGCTGGGTGCTCATCGGCGTCGTCCTCGCCGGCGGCGGCGCGTTCCTCGCGTCCCGCGTCCTGCCCTACGTCGGCGCGCGCTTCTCGAACTGGCTGGATGCGTTCAACCCCGACCTCATCAACGGCAGCAGCTACCAGCTCGTGCAGGGCATCTTCGGTCTCGCGCAGGGCGGCCTCATCGGCACGGGACTGGGCCAGGGGCGGCCGTACCTGACGCCGCTGTCGCAGAGCGACTACATCCTGCCGAGCCTCGGCGAGGAGCTGGGGCTGGTGGGGGTCTTCGCGATCCTGTGCCTGTACATGGTGTTCGCCAGCCGCGGCGTGCGGATCGGCCTCGCCGGCCAGGACGACTTCGGCAAGCTGCTGGCCACGGGGCTGTCGTTCACGATCGCCCTGCAGGTGTTCATCATGGTCGGCGGGGTCACGCGGCTCATCCCGCTGACCGGCCTGACCACCCCGTTCCTGACCGCGGGAGGGTCCTCGCTCATCTCCAACTGGCTCATCGTCGCCCTCCTGCTGCGCATCTCCGACGCTGTGCGCAGCCGTCCCCGGGTGGTGATCGGATGA
- the pknB gene encoding Stk1 family PASTA domain-containing Ser/Thr kinase → MTTETRVLSGRYRIDELIGRGGMASVYRGYDVTLGRAVAIKILRRELAEDAAFRTRFRLEAQAASRMAHPAIVRVFDAGEDSEVGTDGAQHPVPYIVMELVHGKLLKDVISEGPVPIDDARRYVDGILEALEFSHRAGVVHRDIKPGNVMVTDTGQVKVMDFGIARAVSDSSSTVAETTTILGTASYFSPEQAKGEPVDARADLYSTGVVLYELLTGRPPFRGESPVAVAYQHVSEAPVPPSEITDTVPRAMDAIVLRALAKDPFQRFPDAASFRAALDATVHGKEPSKKQLGALTSELYGPNPRHAAETARSLRQLSTDTTMRRTQSGPPVAWIWAGIALLAVLLVSVLIWTMSIRPATEVPGNARIVPDVSDVAWERAEELLLAEDLVPIREDEPSTTVAEGNVIRTDPAAGISVGRRDEVRVYVSRGEETATVPTLTGLPEESARQAITDAGLTVGAIRQRNDPSAAGGTVLETDQAEGATVPLGTTVNLVVSTGRVVIVDYAGYPLDAATRELQSPEIQLTVITEEDPACPAAATPTVSRQSIGPGEVPIHSEIVLTVCTGP, encoded by the coding sequence GTGACGACCGAGACGCGCGTGCTGTCCGGCCGCTACCGCATCGATGAGCTCATCGGCCGCGGCGGCATGGCCAGCGTGTACCGCGGGTACGACGTCACCCTCGGCCGGGCCGTGGCGATCAAGATCCTCCGCCGCGAACTGGCGGAGGATGCCGCCTTCCGCACCCGCTTCCGGCTGGAGGCCCAGGCCGCCTCACGCATGGCGCACCCCGCGATCGTGCGCGTCTTCGACGCGGGCGAGGACTCCGAGGTGGGCACGGACGGCGCGCAGCATCCGGTGCCCTACATCGTCATGGAGCTCGTCCACGGCAAGCTGCTGAAGGACGTCATCTCCGAGGGTCCCGTACCCATCGACGACGCGCGCCGCTATGTCGACGGCATCCTGGAGGCGCTGGAGTTCTCCCACCGCGCCGGCGTCGTGCACCGCGACATCAAGCCCGGCAATGTCATGGTCACCGACACCGGCCAGGTGAAGGTGATGGACTTCGGCATCGCCCGCGCCGTGTCGGACTCGTCATCCACCGTCGCCGAGACCACCACGATCCTCGGCACCGCGTCGTACTTCTCGCCCGAGCAGGCCAAGGGCGAGCCCGTCGATGCCCGCGCCGACCTGTACTCCACCGGCGTGGTGCTCTACGAGCTGCTCACCGGCCGCCCGCCCTTCCGTGGCGAGTCGCCGGTGGCGGTGGCGTATCAGCACGTCAGCGAGGCGCCGGTGCCGCCGTCGGAGATCACCGACACCGTGCCCCGCGCAATGGACGCCATCGTGCTGCGCGCACTGGCGAAGGATCCGTTCCAGCGGTTCCCGGATGCGGCGAGCTTCCGTGCCGCGCTGGATGCGACCGTGCACGGCAAGGAGCCCAGCAAGAAGCAGCTGGGCGCCCTGACGAGCGAGCTGTACGGGCCCAATCCGCGGCACGCGGCCGAGACGGCGCGGTCGCTGCGGCAGCTGAGCACCGACACCACGATGCGGCGCACGCAGTCCGGACCTCCGGTGGCGTGGATCTGGGCGGGAATCGCCCTGCTGGCCGTGCTCCTGGTCTCGGTGCTGATCTGGACCATGTCGATCCGGCCGGCCACCGAGGTGCCCGGCAACGCGCGCATCGTGCCCGACGTGTCCGACGTCGCGTGGGAGCGGGCCGAGGAGCTCCTGCTCGCCGAGGACCTGGTGCCGATCCGGGAGGACGAACCGAGCACGACGGTCGCCGAGGGCAACGTCATCCGCACCGACCCGGCCGCCGGCATCTCGGTGGGCCGCAGGGACGAGGTCAGGGTCTATGTCTCGCGCGGCGAGGAGACGGCGACGGTCCCCACGCTCACCGGACTTCCCGAGGAGTCGGCGCGGCAGGCGATCACCGACGCCGGCCTGACCGTCGGCGCGATCCGTCAGCGCAACGACCCGAGCGCTGCGGGCGGGACGGTGCTCGAGACGGATCAGGCCGAAGGAGCCACCGTGCCGCTGGGCACGACGGTGAACCTGGTGGTCTCCACCGGCCGCGTCGTCATCGTGGATTACGCCGGGTACCCCCTGGATGCGGCGACCCGCGAGCTGCAGAGCCCCGAGATCCAGCTGACCGTCATCACCGAGGAGGATCCCGCGTGCCCCGCAGCGGCGACGCCGACGGTGTCGCGTCAGTCCATCGGACCGGGTGAGGTGCCGATCCACTCCGAGATCGTCCTCACGGTGTGCACGGGGCCGTGA